In the genome of Arctopsyche grandis isolate Sample6627 chromosome 13, ASM5162203v2, whole genome shotgun sequence, the window CTATATTGCaaattgcaatatatttttctaCCTTTTTTAATCATGCATTTTCTTGTCGTGCTACAGTTTATTTTTCGAGCTGATCTTGAAAATATTACCTAGAGAACTAAAATAAAGCAGCATTTCGTCAGTTCTCAAATCTTGAGCAATCACATCGTCAGCATAGACAGCAATAATGGCCAAGCACAAGAAAAGATGGAAGTAGTCAGTCTGATAATTTGCCCAGCAAGCTTCCCACATTCGTAGCGCTACGGCTTCAGTGAATTCTCTTTTAAAGCAACTGAAGAATAATGTctatattaaaaaacattttccaaCATTGAATATTCCATTAATGATGTTAAAATCTTACAGTAGGATCCAACGATGGCAGAAAAGTAGTTCTAATGCATCAGTGTGTTTTTTCAAGTGATTGTAAAAGTGAGGAACCATCACTCGAATTAATTCCCGGAGATAACTCTGCAAGTATATTATGAAACATTTAAgacaataaatttttttttttcaaaaaatccccgACAATGTAAATTTACCAGATTTATGTCCATATCATTATCAGTAGGGGTACAAACAAAGATTGTTCTCTGCATTAATCCGACGAAGCACCAAAATGCGTCTGATTCATCTTTTATTTCACATAGTACTGGAGCAAGTAGATCACTCATTCCTTGtgtatatctaaaaaaattataaaagttataattatacaaaaaagtatataagtaaggtttttaaatggaatttctCATACTAATTatgatattacaatttttaaaattagactTGTTATATTGAGTAAATAAACTATATTTACCCTAATCTAGGATTAAATATCGCataatttaaaagtatatttttcatGGTATCAATATTTGGATTGTCTTCTCCGGCATAGTAAGGATTACCACGGTCGGTTCGCACAACATCTTTTTCAACAACACATTGCACTGACTTCCAAAAGGCAGCTTGCTCTTCTAAACTCATGAACTTTGTTCTTTTCTTATTGTATTCATAATATTCTTTGCGTCTAATTTCTGCGAAAGTTTCTCGCTCCTTGTACGTGGAATTCCCTGGGAAACAATGAAGGAGCAAAGGCCATACAAATGAACGCAGGTCTTTTTCAAGGCCACCAAAGAACACTCCTTTCCTTAATGATAGATCGTCTTCTAATTGTCCATCGATATTTAATAAAGATCCAAAGAATACATCTGTAGTTATTTTCATGACGTTGCCCTCTTCGGGGTGCAATTCCGACTTTTGAACCTCCGGGCGGCACACCATGAAATGACGATAAGGCAAATTCGGCTCATCGCATCCTGAAATCAATATTCTTATACGATTAGatcgttttatatttaatagtttatAATGTTGCGATAATACTAAATAGTAACCTGGGGTCAGTCTTATATTGTGAAGAAGTGAGTGCCACTGGTGTAAAACTTGAGCTAAATGATCGAGCCCTCCGTggtgaaaatgtaaaattttgtacTGAGATTCTCGAGATGCTACTACTAATTGTCCACATGTGCAGCTTTCGTCGTTGAAAAATAGCCGTAGGGATCTCATTTGGCTCAGGTCGACTGAAAacctgaaaatatattattaatatatatgtaatatactagtgttgtaccccatgaaatatcatcgcatgggtgttggcatattatgttattaaattttaaaaaaataaaagaaatgtgtctgtCCTGTGTTCGGTTCGCATGcgatcgaatttttttcaagaaacctttaaatatatttaatttaatatttacatttaaatgtttaatatgaaaaaaaaaaggtaaaaactacctaactacctacatataaacaatataaaacaccaatagataaattaattaattaaatacattttcaatagatggcgctaaatgctcagagacttagcgccgtctattagtctagaggaaacattggtggcaaacagtatacatagaagtttttttctttcgatattatatttatacattttgttAGCAATGTTTTagttgtgacgtacatacatacgtatgtcgaatcgaaacgactattaaagtacggcgagcgttatcacaGATACACAGACGCACAgatagaatagcgatattatatatatgatatgatattattaattattttgctTCTCCAAAGTTgttttagtataatattaaaatcgtCAAGCAATATGATGCTAAATTAATTGATTCAAGTCTACTAAAGATCATAGGTACTATCCATTTGTGTAAATTTACTTTGAATTATGCAAATCTTatctttgattgaaatattgataaatagataaatatatgtatataaatattagattaTCCGCTAGTaaaattgctttaatttttattatcatataaaaaaatgtacatgacTATTTTGCGACATCGATCTTATtgaatttccatttaccgaatttttatcttttatgaCTAGAAAATTTAAGTTTGCGGACAAAGCAAATTGCATTTGAATGACATAgcaagtacatatgtgtatgattttttttatgattaattcACCTAGAAAATGACTGAGATTTTGTGCAATTTTCAAAAGATATCAGTGAAActcgaaattattcaaatatgctTATGTCatagaaatactacatacatatatggtctaatttaaataatgtacgTAAATAAATGAGTTCAATTTAAGTAATCTttcaataatgtaataaatatttattgacggtgaattattttgtaaacaatattataataacctTCGACATTTCGGCGGTGATTTTCGATGTACAATCGGCGATGCGGTCACACTTTCGGGAAAAGTTAGATTGTGTTTCAGCGCAAGAAATTCAGGTGTTGACATCCAATTGGGATTAGTCTCATCGCATGAGCTGAGTGACAAAGATCGAGCGAAACGATCACACATGGGTCCATCTGGTGTCAAGTCTACATTCTCGATCGTGGGATTCGCTATGGTAATGTTTACGGACGTCATCGAGTGCGATCTGGTGCATTTTTCCACACTATTCACTTTAGCTTCATCTGAGAGAAGAGGTTGAATTTCAGAATCAATATTCTCCTTCTGATTACACTCACTTTCACACTTTTCAGGTTGGATCGTATTATTGGCCGAGTTTAGGCTGAGTTTGTCCGAGTTTGAGCTGAGGCTAGCCGATTCTGAAGCGTCTGAAAAAGCGTTGTTGCTTAATTCATTGTAGTTTTTACGATTGTTTTGAATTTCTTCGTTGTTCTTATACGATTCtgaaaatgtaaatttgttGTCTGGATCGTTGAATATTCTGATGTCCACTCCAGGAGTCTTCTCCACGGTGGATGGACATCTTCTAAGTGTCGAATTGGGTATCCAGTTCAGATAGAGTGTTGGTCTTTTGACGTTGTTGTGTTGATCTGTGAAGATTTTAGTGTTGACGGTTAGATAGCCAGGATGGTGGACTATGTCGTACTCCTGCCTAACAAGAGTTGGAGGATGGACGCAGACATTGTTCTTGCAGAATAGTGTTTCGTTGTCCACGTAATCGTCGAATTGTTTGCCCTCTGGTTCGCCACCCAGTATGTAGTGGGAAGcctttcggaaaatattactgATAGGCATCCTGGAGTCTGATGTTTTAGAAAGTGTCCATGCTTCCGACGATTGCAGTCCTTCTGGTAGCAGGTTAACGGGTTTACTCGGTCAGAATGCCACTAGAGCCTTTGATAAGAATATTGATCGCTGTAAAATTTGACGTTCAGTCTACGCTCTGCACATGCGTCCCATACTGTGCGTTACGAGcaataattacaattaaataaatagcaaTTGTTATCGCAGCTGGCACGTGTGTGAACTACATTCAATGCGTAATCGtcgcaattaattaattgatttgatAAAGTACAAACATAAACcacatatttaatgatttcttaTCAATTCAGCAAAATTTTGGACGAATCGTATACGTATGTTATAAACTGATAATGATATTGTTGGCGGATAGCTTAaggttttttaaattattgttggTATTACTGTTGTAAGTTACAACTTTATGCTTGACATAAATTTTGGTGATCAGTACAAACGACTTTTTTCtgagaatttgaaaaaaaatcagagaAATGTTCTGATGGGAAATTTGGTAGAATCTAATCAGTTTCTATGTAGGTATTCAACGTTTTCGCAAAGTTGTTgtgtaaaggtctgttcatacctatccagcacgacccgtatcctgcaggtgtcatgcaagtgcggatagtattctttggtacattctggataagtatgaacagacctaatAGATTccaaaatctgaaaaaaaatagttaaatttaataaatgataaataattttattattttttaaattaaataaccgATTTTAACTACCGCAAGCCAAAtgacaatttataaaaaaataagaagcaGATATTCTCAAGACattcaaaaacattaaaaatacttattaCATCGAAGAAGTgaattatgcaaatatattcgaaaaataattaaaaataagatcaCAGTAGCCATTCagtgatatatttaaatatttgggaTTGAAACTAAAAGTAAGGATAATGGATTAGTAGCAAACAAAAGTAAATGTTCCAttctaatattgtttttttagtaTCACGTTACAATAAGAAGCAACAcagacgtatatatgtacatataatatatgtgtgcTAAATTCATCGTCTACttagattttaaaattgaaaataaaacctTTAAGAAAGAATACAGTGACATTTCTGGAATTTTTTTTCCCCAGTTCACCACTAACAGATAGGAAAAAAAACACTACAGTCGTTGACCGCGCTAAAGTCGACGACCCTTcggattttaaatgaaaaactatGAACTTGGTAACATTACTGAGTACATTGGGCACTCACTGTTAattagtttatttatgtattta includes:
- the TBC1D16 gene encoding TBC1 domain family member 16 isoform X1, producing the protein MPISNIFRKASHYILGGEPEGKQFDDYVDNETLFCKNNVCVHPPTLVRQEYDIVHHPGYLTVNTKIFTDQHNNVKRPTLYLNWIPNSTLRRCPSTVEKTPGVDIRIFNDPDNKFTFSESYKNNEEIQNNRKNYNELSNNAFSDASESASLSSNSDKLSLNSANNTIQPEKCESECNQKENIDSEIQPLLSDEAKVNSVEKCTRSHSMTSVNITIANPTIENVDLTPDGPMCDRFARSLSLSSCDETNPNWMSTPEFLALKHNLTFPESVTASPIVHRKSPPKCRRFSVDLSQMRSLRLFFNDESCTCGQLVVASRESQYKILHFHHGGLDHLAQVLHQWHSLLHNIRLTPGCDEPNLPYRHFMVCRPEVQKSELHPEEGNVMKITTDVFFGSLLNIDGQLEDDLSLRKGVFFGGLEKDLRSFVWPLLLHCFPGNSTYKERETFAEIRRKEYYEYNKKRTKFMSLEEQAAFWKSVQCVVEKDVVRTDRGNPYYAGEDNPNIDTMKNILLNYAIFNPRLGYTQGMSDLLAPVLCEIKDESDAFWCFVGLMQRTIFVCTPTDNDMDINLSYLRELIRVMVPHFYNHLKKHTDALELLFCHRWILLCFKREFTEAVALRMWEACWANYQTDYFHLFLCLAIIAVYADDVIAQDLRTDEMLLYFSSLAMYMDGQLILRKARGLLHQFRQLIRIPCSLANLCQRCGPGIWDSTHQPSIECIGHLNGVNCEYAVQ
- the TBC1D16 gene encoding TBC1 domain family member 16 isoform X2 encodes the protein MPISNIFRKASHYILGGEPEGKQFDDYVDNETLFCKNNVCVHPPTLVRQEYDIVHHPGYLTVNTKIFTDQHNNVKRPTLYLNWIPNSTLRRCPSTVEKTPGVDIRIFNDPDNKFTFSESYKNNEEIQNNRKNYNELSNNAFSDASESASLSSNSDKLSLNSANNTIQPEKCESECNQKENIDSEIQPLLSDEAKVNSVEKCTRSHSMTSVNITIANPTIENVDLTPDGPMCDRFARSLSLSSCDETNPNWMSTPEFLALKHNLTFPESVTASPIVHRKSPPKCRRFSVDLSQMRSLRLFFNDESCTCGQLVVASRESQYKILHFHHGGLDHLAQVLHQWHSLLHNIRLTPGCDEPNLPYRHFMVCRPEVQKSELHPEEGNVMKITTDVFFGSLLNIDGQLEDDLSLRKGVFFGGLEKDLRSFVWPLLLHCFPGNSTYKERETFAEIRRKEYYEYNKKRTKFMSLEEQAAFWKSVQCVVEKDVVRTDRGNPYYAGEDNPNIDTMKNILLNYAIFNPRLGYTQGMSDLLAPVLCEIKDESDAFWCFVGLMQRTIFVCTPTDNDMDINLSYLRELIRVMVPHFYNHLKKHTDALELLFCHRWILLCFKREFTEAVALRMWEACWANYQTDYFHLFLCLAIIAVYADDVIAQDLRTDEMLLYFSSLGNIFKISSKNKL